A single Crateriforma conspicua DNA region contains:
- a CDS encoding MoaD/ThiS family protein, whose protein sequence is MNLVIPTALRKHCDGRKQIESTASTVGDALEGIAKDYPELHAALIGPDGDVASHINLFVNDQNVRDLSGLQTVAGERDELLIVSALAGG, encoded by the coding sequence ATGAATCTGGTGATACCCACGGCACTGCGCAAGCATTGCGACGGACGAAAGCAAATCGAATCGACCGCGTCCACCGTCGGCGATGCACTGGAGGGCATCGCGAAAGATTACCCGGAACTGCACGCAGCGTTGATCGGGCCCGACGGTGATGTCGCGTCCCATATCAATCTGTTCGTCAATGATCAGAACGTTCGTGATTTGTCAGGGCTACAAACGGTTGCTGGTGAACGCGATGAGTTGTTGATTGTGTCGGCACTGGCCGGAGGCTGA
- a CDS encoding HesA/MoeB/ThiF family protein — MLSDEEMATYEWQMWVPDFGEHGQQKLKDASVMVSRVGGVGSVVAYELAAAGVGKLVLAHAGNVKPSDLNRQLLMTHDWIGKPRIESVRRRLLELNPRLEIVAVGENVNTDNAADLVAQADVVVDCAPLFEERFAMNQQAVQQGKPLVEGAMYEMEAHLTTIIPGATPCLRCLYPELPQPWKRQFPVFGAVSGSVACMAAMEAIKLVSGLGDPLANRMLQMDLRDMSFRMLKIDRRQSCSTCRHLFTADSQPTVTESIQ, encoded by the coding sequence TTGCTAAGTGATGAAGAAATGGCCACCTATGAGTGGCAGATGTGGGTGCCGGACTTTGGTGAACATGGCCAACAAAAACTGAAGGATGCCAGTGTGATGGTGTCACGCGTCGGCGGCGTGGGCAGCGTTGTGGCCTATGAACTTGCCGCCGCCGGTGTCGGCAAGTTGGTGCTGGCACACGCCGGTAATGTGAAGCCCAGCGATTTGAATCGCCAGTTGCTGATGACGCACGATTGGATTGGAAAGCCACGCATCGAATCGGTTCGCCGACGTTTGTTGGAATTGAATCCTCGGCTGGAAATCGTCGCCGTCGGGGAAAACGTCAATACCGATAACGCCGCGGACTTGGTCGCTCAAGCTGATGTCGTGGTCGACTGTGCACCGCTATTCGAAGAACGGTTTGCAATGAATCAGCAGGCTGTCCAACAGGGCAAACCGTTGGTCGAAGGTGCGATGTATGAAATGGAAGCTCATTTGACCACGATCATTCCCGGTGCAACGCCGTGTTTGCGTTGTTTGTATCCGGAATTGCCGCAGCCGTGGAAACGACAGTTTCCCGTATTTGGCGCCGTTTCCGGTTCGGTCGCCTGCATGGCAGCAATGGAAGCGATCAAGCTGGTTTCTGGACTCGGAGATCCACTTGCCAACCGAATGCTGCAGATGGATCTGCGAGACATGTCGTTTCGAATGTTAAAGATTGACCGGCGTCAGTCGTGTTCGACCTGCCGACACTTGTTCACGGCCGATTCCCAACCAACGGTGACCGAAAGCATCCAATGA
- the pyk gene encoding pyruvate kinase, translating into MNSAHRPYRHTKIVATVGPATESPEMLRELIRAGVDLVRLNMAHGSVEWVGEVIARIREASDAVNRQVAVMMDVKGPEIRTGPVEQPVELKCGDRLELHVDPPQPCDDGVHRVSVNYRDLPADVSVGATVLVDSGLLRFRVLETDDTKVVMEVLTAGTLGSRRHINLPGIQVKLPALTEKDKRDLQAGVEAGIDFVALSFVRQAEDIRTLQTYLDELGSKARIVAKIEDQAGVRNMHEIICAADGVMVARGDLGIEIEYHRLPLVQTQLVRACQMEGKPVIIATHLLESMIHAPIPTRAEISDVSNAIREQADAIMLSGETTTGSYPLESVEALKSIVGSIEPSISTPINKRIVLHEPKSKMLRASVSLATELGNSGIVVFTRSGFLAYVLGALKARDVPIYAFTDLPITFHQLLLPWGVEPFLIDFDEDPEKTIQNALQILSKNKWCVPDQWLVVITNALAEGKIIDTLQLRQVPPASGT; encoded by the coding sequence ATGAATTCAGCCCATCGCCCCTACCGGCATACCAAGATCGTTGCGACCGTTGGCCCCGCCACCGAGTCGCCCGAAATGTTGCGTGAATTGATTCGTGCCGGCGTCGATTTGGTGCGGCTGAACATGGCGCACGGTTCGGTCGAGTGGGTTGGGGAAGTCATCGCGAGGATTCGTGAGGCTTCCGATGCTGTGAACCGCCAAGTCGCCGTGATGATGGATGTGAAGGGCCCCGAGATTCGTACCGGCCCGGTGGAACAACCCGTTGAATTGAAATGCGGCGACCGTTTGGAGTTGCACGTGGATCCGCCGCAACCGTGCGATGACGGCGTGCATCGTGTGAGTGTCAACTATCGCGATTTGCCCGCCGATGTTTCCGTCGGTGCGACAGTCTTGGTCGACAGTGGTTTGCTGCGGTTTCGCGTCTTGGAAACCGATGACACCAAAGTCGTGATGGAGGTGCTGACCGCGGGAACGCTGGGGTCACGACGGCACATCAATCTGCCGGGGATTCAAGTCAAATTGCCCGCCTTGACGGAAAAAGATAAACGGGATTTGCAAGCCGGCGTCGAAGCAGGAATTGACTTCGTGGCATTGTCGTTCGTACGACAGGCCGAGGATATCCGAACCCTGCAAACCTATCTGGACGAACTGGGAAGCAAGGCCCGGATCGTCGCCAAGATCGAAGACCAGGCGGGCGTGCGTAACATGCACGAAATCATCTGTGCCGCTGATGGCGTGATGGTGGCTCGTGGTGACTTGGGCATTGAAATTGAATACCACCGGTTGCCGCTGGTGCAAACGCAACTGGTTCGTGCCTGCCAGATGGAAGGTAAACCGGTCATCATTGCCACCCACTTGTTGGAATCAATGATTCATGCGCCGATTCCCACGCGTGCCGAAATCAGCGATGTGTCCAACGCGATTCGCGAACAAGCCGACGCAATCATGCTGTCGGGCGAAACGACCACGGGATCGTATCCGCTGGAGTCCGTGGAAGCACTGAAAAGCATTGTCGGCAGTATCGAACCATCGATTTCGACGCCGATCAATAAACGGATCGTCTTGCACGAACCGAAATCGAAAATGCTGCGTGCATCGGTTTCGTTGGCCACTGAACTGGGCAATTCGGGAATCGTGGTCTTCACCAGAAGCGGATTTCTGGCCTACGTGTTGGGGGCGTTGAAAGCCCGTGACGTTCCGATCTACGCATTCACCGATCTGCCGATTACCTTCCACCAGTTGTTGCTGCCCTGGGGCGTCGAGCCATTTTTGATTGATTTCGACGAGGATCCAGAAAAGACGATTCAAAATGCGCTACAGATCCTCAGCAAAAATAAATGGTGCGTGCCCGACCAGTGGTTGGTCGTGATCACCAACGCGCTGGCCGAAGGCAAGATCATCGATACGTTGCAGTTGCGACAGGTGCCACCAGCTTCCGGGACCTGA